Proteins encoded in a region of the Bactrocera tryoni isolate S06 chromosome 4, CSIRO_BtryS06_freeze2, whole genome shotgun sequence genome:
- the LOC120775325 gene encoding dopamine D2-like receptor isoform X1: MDVICSTSSIFNLVAISIDRYIAVTRPIEYAKHRNSPRVCLTILFAWAISAAIGLPIVLGLNNTPDRVPQLCIFYNSLFILCSSLSSFYIPCTIMVFLYWNIFRALNMRAKKQRAARRPHLSELTGGSVIENVAQTRRLAETALGSDRHAVRIIPDEPATNTASGSNEEEEEPGGGAISPDIDDCHVIVNDKSTEFMLATVVEETGIVVAQISSPPQLVVADPNGNHDSGYAPSNVDDVLAGAAADSSPPDSPEPSGTYKRSSVSSSRRNTATGDSPIKREPSLSVAMKPLSFVRCGVQEPITLARNDSTLSAASKSSSRKDKKNSQASRFTIYKVHKASKKKREKSSAKKEQKATKTLAIVLGVFLVCWLPFFTCNVSDAVCAMLSISWRPGVTLFIFTTWLGYINSFVNPIIYTIFNPEFRKAFKKIMHLG; encoded by the exons ATGGATGTGATATGTTCAACATCATCGATATTCAATCTAGTGGCGATATCGATAGATCG GTATATTGCTGTGACGAGACCCATAGAATATGCGAAACACCGGAACAGTCCACGTGTTTGCCTGACTATCCTATTCGCCTGGGCAATTTCAGCGGCTATCGGTCTACCAATAGTTTTGGGCCTCAACAACACACCTGATCGCGTTCCGCAACTTTGTATATTCTACAACAGTTTGTTCATTCTTTGCTCTTCGTTAAGCAGTTTCTACATTCCCTGTACAATAATGGTTTTCCTATACTGGAATATTTTCAGG GCACTGAATATGCGAGCCAAGAAGCAACGCGCCGCGCGAAGGCCGCACCTATCGGAGCTGACGGGTGGCAGCGTCATTGAGAATGTAGCACAAACGCGCCGGCTGGCCGAAACGGCGCTGGGCAGCGACAGGCACGCGGTCCGCATAATTCCTGACGAGCCGGCGACGAACACTGCGTCGGGGTCAAACGAGGAAGAGGAGGAGCCCGGCGGTGGTGCCATATCGCCGGACATCGACGATTGCCATGTCATCGTCAATGACAAATCCACAGAATTTATGCTAGCCACCGTAGTGGAGGAGACTGGCAT TGTTGTTGCGCAGATCAGCAGTCCACCACAACTTGTGGTGGCCGATCCAAATGGTAATCATGATTCTGGTTATGCACCCTCAAACGTTGACGATGTCCTTGCAGGCGCAGCCGCCGATTCGTCGCCGCCGGATAGCCCGGAGCCTAGTGGGACATACAAACGGTCCAGTGTGAGCAGCAGTAGACGCAACACCGCTACTGGTGATTCACCCATCAAACGGGAGCCCTCCCTCAG TGTTGCGATGAAGCCGCTGTCCTTCGTCCGCTGCGGGGTCCAAGAACCAATTACACTGGCACGCAACGATTCCACACTTTCAGCAGCGTCGAAGAGCTCTTCGCGTAAGGACAAGAAAAACTCGCAGGCCTCGAG GTTCACAATATACAAAGTACACAAAGCTTCGAAGAAAAAGCGCGAAAAGTCGTCGGCGAAGAAAGAGCAGAAAGCCACCAAAACTCTCGCCATCGTTCTGG GTGTCTTCCTGGTTTGCTGGTTGCCATTCTTCACGTGCAATGTCTCGGATGCTGTCTGTGCTATGTTGAGTATAAGCTGGCGACCAGGCGTCACCCTCTTCATATTCACCACCTGGCTGGGCTACATCAACAGCTTCGTCAATCCCATCATCTATACGATCTTCAACCCAGAGTTCCGCAAAGCATTCAAAAAGATCATGCACTTAGGGTGA
- the LOC120775325 gene encoding dopamine D2-like receptor isoform X2, whose protein sequence is MDVICSTSSIFNLVAISIDRYIAVTRPIEYAKHRNSPRVCLTILFAWAISAAIGLPIVLGLNNTPDRVPQLCIFYNSLFILCSSLSSFYIPCTIMVFLYWNIFRALNMRAKKQRAARRPHLSELTGGSVIENVAQTRRLAETALGSDRHAVRIIPDEPATNTASGSNEEEEEPGGGAISPDIDDCHVIVNDKSTEFMLATVVEETGIVVAQISSPPQLVVADPNGAAADSSPPDSPEPSGTYKRSSVSSSRRNTATGDSPIKREPSLSVAMKPLSFVRCGVQEPITLARNDSTLSAASKSSSRKDKKNSQASRFTIYKVHKASKKKREKSSAKKEQKATKTLAIVLGVFLVCWLPFFTCNVSDAVCAMLSISWRPGVTLFIFTTWLGYINSFVNPIIYTIFNPEFRKAFKKIMHLG, encoded by the exons ATGGATGTGATATGTTCAACATCATCGATATTCAATCTAGTGGCGATATCGATAGATCG GTATATTGCTGTGACGAGACCCATAGAATATGCGAAACACCGGAACAGTCCACGTGTTTGCCTGACTATCCTATTCGCCTGGGCAATTTCAGCGGCTATCGGTCTACCAATAGTTTTGGGCCTCAACAACACACCTGATCGCGTTCCGCAACTTTGTATATTCTACAACAGTTTGTTCATTCTTTGCTCTTCGTTAAGCAGTTTCTACATTCCCTGTACAATAATGGTTTTCCTATACTGGAATATTTTCAGG GCACTGAATATGCGAGCCAAGAAGCAACGCGCCGCGCGAAGGCCGCACCTATCGGAGCTGACGGGTGGCAGCGTCATTGAGAATGTAGCACAAACGCGCCGGCTGGCCGAAACGGCGCTGGGCAGCGACAGGCACGCGGTCCGCATAATTCCTGACGAGCCGGCGACGAACACTGCGTCGGGGTCAAACGAGGAAGAGGAGGAGCCCGGCGGTGGTGCCATATCGCCGGACATCGACGATTGCCATGTCATCGTCAATGACAAATCCACAGAATTTATGCTAGCCACCGTAGTGGAGGAGACTGGCAT TGTTGTTGCGCAGATCAGCAGTCCACCACAACTTGTGGTGGCCGATCCAAATG GCGCAGCCGCCGATTCGTCGCCGCCGGATAGCCCGGAGCCTAGTGGGACATACAAACGGTCCAGTGTGAGCAGCAGTAGACGCAACACCGCTACTGGTGATTCACCCATCAAACGGGAGCCCTCCCTCAG TGTTGCGATGAAGCCGCTGTCCTTCGTCCGCTGCGGGGTCCAAGAACCAATTACACTGGCACGCAACGATTCCACACTTTCAGCAGCGTCGAAGAGCTCTTCGCGTAAGGACAAGAAAAACTCGCAGGCCTCGAG GTTCACAATATACAAAGTACACAAAGCTTCGAAGAAAAAGCGCGAAAAGTCGTCGGCGAAGAAAGAGCAGAAAGCCACCAAAACTCTCGCCATCGTTCTGG GTGTCTTCCTGGTTTGCTGGTTGCCATTCTTCACGTGCAATGTCTCGGATGCTGTCTGTGCTATGTTGAGTATAAGCTGGCGACCAGGCGTCACCCTCTTCATATTCACCACCTGGCTGGGCTACATCAACAGCTTCGTCAATCCCATCATCTATACGATCTTCAACCCAGAGTTCCGCAAAGCATTCAAAAAGATCATGCACTTAGGGTGA
- the LOC120775325 gene encoding dopamine D2-like receptor isoform X3 yields the protein MDVICSTSSIFNLVAISIDRYIAVTRPIEYAKHRNSPRVCLTILFAWAISAAIGLPIVLGLNNTPDRVPQLCIFYNSLFILCSSLSSFYIPCTIMVFLYWNIFRALNMRAKKQRAARRPHLSELTGGSVIENVAQTRRLAETALGSDRHAVRIIPDEPATNTASGSNEEEEEPGGGAISPDIDDCHVIVNDKSTEFMLATVVEETGIVVAQISSPPQLVVADPNGAAADSSPPDSPEPSGTYKRSSVSSSRRNTATGDSPIKREPSLRFTIYKVHKASKKKREKSSAKKEQKATKTLAIVLGVFLVCWLPFFTCNVSDAVCAMLSISWRPGVTLFIFTTWLGYINSFVNPIIYTIFNPEFRKAFKKIMHLG from the exons ATGGATGTGATATGTTCAACATCATCGATATTCAATCTAGTGGCGATATCGATAGATCG GTATATTGCTGTGACGAGACCCATAGAATATGCGAAACACCGGAACAGTCCACGTGTTTGCCTGACTATCCTATTCGCCTGGGCAATTTCAGCGGCTATCGGTCTACCAATAGTTTTGGGCCTCAACAACACACCTGATCGCGTTCCGCAACTTTGTATATTCTACAACAGTTTGTTCATTCTTTGCTCTTCGTTAAGCAGTTTCTACATTCCCTGTACAATAATGGTTTTCCTATACTGGAATATTTTCAGG GCACTGAATATGCGAGCCAAGAAGCAACGCGCCGCGCGAAGGCCGCACCTATCGGAGCTGACGGGTGGCAGCGTCATTGAGAATGTAGCACAAACGCGCCGGCTGGCCGAAACGGCGCTGGGCAGCGACAGGCACGCGGTCCGCATAATTCCTGACGAGCCGGCGACGAACACTGCGTCGGGGTCAAACGAGGAAGAGGAGGAGCCCGGCGGTGGTGCCATATCGCCGGACATCGACGATTGCCATGTCATCGTCAATGACAAATCCACAGAATTTATGCTAGCCACCGTAGTGGAGGAGACTGGCAT TGTTGTTGCGCAGATCAGCAGTCCACCACAACTTGTGGTGGCCGATCCAAATG GCGCAGCCGCCGATTCGTCGCCGCCGGATAGCCCGGAGCCTAGTGGGACATACAAACGGTCCAGTGTGAGCAGCAGTAGACGCAACACCGCTACTGGTGATTCACCCATCAAACGGGAGCCCTCCCTCAG GTTCACAATATACAAAGTACACAAAGCTTCGAAGAAAAAGCGCGAAAAGTCGTCGGCGAAGAAAGAGCAGAAAGCCACCAAAACTCTCGCCATCGTTCTGG GTGTCTTCCTGGTTTGCTGGTTGCCATTCTTCACGTGCAATGTCTCGGATGCTGTCTGTGCTATGTTGAGTATAAGCTGGCGACCAGGCGTCACCCTCTTCATATTCACCACCTGGCTGGGCTACATCAACAGCTTCGTCAATCCCATCATCTATACGATCTTCAACCCAGAGTTCCGCAAAGCATTCAAAAAGATCATGCACTTAGGGTGA